The window CGCGCGGGTCAGGTCACGCGGGCGCTGGACCACGACGGTGAGCGCCGCGATGGTGTTGACGTTGCCGCGCACGAAGGCGATGAACCCGTCCAGAAAGTCCTCGGGCCGTTGCTGGCCAGGTCCGTAACCGCGCGAGACCGCGACCACCGCGTCCGGGTGAGTCGAGATCGGCACCAGCACCGGCAGCCCGCCCTCGCCCTCACCATCGAGGACCGGGCCGAGCGCGGCGCTCTGGCGTGCCCAAGTCACTAAATCCTCGCCCGAAGCCCCGTGCAGGCGCGCCAACAGCGCCTCAGAGGCCTCGCCGGCCAGCGCCGCCACACGCTCGCGCGCGGCTTCGGGCAGGTGCTTGAGCCGGCGGCGCAGCTTGACGACCAGTTGACCCCGAATCGCATCGCGCTGCTCTTGTGTCTCAGCACGACCGAGTTCGGCGAGAAGCTGTTCGAAGGAAATCGCTGGGTTAACCACCACCGGCTTCATGTCGGTGAGGTCCTGAAGGTGGCGATAGAGGTCTACCGCGTCGAAAACGCGGAACGCCTCCTTGCCGATTTCGGGGCACAGCCGCGTCGCCCGCCCGATCATCTGGTCGTAGAGGATGCGCGAGTTCACCCGGCGCAGAAAAACGAGGTTGGTGATCGCCGGCACATCGACGCCGGTGGTGAGCAGGTCAACGGTGACGGCGATCTTCGGGCTGGCGTCGTTGCGGAAGGAACGGATAAGTTTCCTGACCTCGCGCGGGTTGTCGCTCGTCTTGGCCGTGATCTTCTTCACCGCTCCATCGTCGATCTCACCGTAGGCGTCGCGCATCGCGTCCTTGATGCAGGTGACGACGAGGTCGGCGTGCAGGTCGCTAGCGGCGAAGATCAGGGTCTTACCGGGCAGCGCCGGGTCGATGTGCCGGGTCAGTTCTTCGGCCACCGCCCGGTTGAACGGCTCGGTCACCACCGCGCGGTTAAACTGCTCCACCTCGAAGCGCAGCTCGTCCGGAGCGTGCGCGAGATCGATCTCCCCTGTCGTCGTGTTCAGAAGTTCGTACTGGTCGGCCTTGCCGAAATGGATGCCGGCGCGCGCGAGCGCGGTCTCGATCCTGATCGGCGGCTCGTGATCATTGAGGTAGCCATCGATCACCGCCGCCCGGTAGCCGTAGCGGAAGATTGGCTCGCCAAAGATCTCGGTCGTGTGCAACGCCGGCGTGGCGGTCAGGCCGATCTTGACCGCGTCGAAATGGTCGAGCACGCGCCGGTACTTCGAGACGTAGTCCTCCTGTCCCCGGAAGGTCAGCTCCGCCTCGGAGAGTTCGCGGTCAAGCAGGTAGCCGCGGTGGCACTCGTCCACGACGAGGAGGTCATACTGATCGACGGGCGGTATATCGGCCGGGTCGGTGGCCAGCAGGACGCGGCGCACGAGGCCCTGGATGGTGCAGATGTGCACCCGTGTGGAGTCATCAGGCTGGACGTCGCCGAGGCCCTTGAGTCCGAAAGTATCGGCGAAGGTCTTGGCTCCGACAACCTTGGTGGTCGAGAACTCGCCCTCGGTTTGGTCACCCAGCGCCGAGCGGTCCACCACGAAACAGACCCGCCGAAAGCGCTTGGCGGCGAGCAGACGATAAAGCAGCGCGATGGCGAGCTTGGTCTTGCCCGTACCCGTCGCCATAGCAACCAGCATCGCCCGCCGACCCTCGACGAGCGCCGCCTCGACGGCGTGAATGGCCGCGCGCTGGTAAGGGCGGAGCGCAAAGCCGAACTCCATCGGCTGATGGGCGAGCGCAGTGCTCGCAGCATCCTCGTCAACCTCAAGGCGGGAGACAAGCCCATCGGGAGTCGGCCAGTCGGTGAGCGCCCGGCGAAGATTGGTCGGCCGGCGCGTGTCGCGAAACCAGATGCCCGAGGCGGTCTCGAGTTGGCGCAGGTACGGTCGACCGTTGGCGGCGAAGACGAACGGGACGGCGAGCCCGTCACCCCACGGAGCGCCCGGCACGAGCGAGCTACCCTCGATGCCAGTGAGGCCCCGCGCATAGCCTTCCGCCTGATCGATGGCGGCAGAGACGGAACGACGCCGCCGTTTGGCTTCGACGAGGCTGACAAGGGTGGTCCCGACAAAGAAGGCGTAGTCGGCCGGCCCGTTGGCGGTCGGCCACTCCGCGATGGCAAGGTTGCGCCCCTTAACGGGCCGGGTGCCGGCACTATGACGCAGACTGCGGGTGTCGGCCTCCCAGCCCCGGTTGCGAAGCTGGGCGTCGATGAGCGTCCGAGTATCGGCCTCGTCTAGATCGATGTGCTGAGCGGCCGCCTCGGAGCGGGTGACAAGATCGAGGACCTCGGCGCGCGGGGCCTGCTCGGCCTGCGTCTGAAGCGACGCGAGACGAGCAGCGATTTCGACCTTGGCCGCCTCACTCTCCTGCGCCAACTGTTCCCAGAGCGCCCGCTCGACCGCCTCGCGGGCTAAACGCTCGGATAACGACTCGCGCTCGCGGGCTTCGGCGTTGGCGCGCTGCTGGGCGAGAGCTACCTCGCCCTCACTGTCGGTGAGACGTTGTTGCAGGGCCGCGATCTCGGCCCTCAGCGTGGCAGTTGCGTCTACCGGCTCGGGTGGGGGCACGAAAACGCCGGCGCGGAAGTTCGGCTCTTTGGCGTAGGCACGATGAAACCAGATGCCGAGTTCGCGGGCAAATTTCAGGGCTGAGAGCGCCTCGGCATGGCCACCCTTCGCCTCGTGCGCGGCGGCGTTGCCGACCTTGCGCAGGACATGGAAGACGCTGGCGACCTCGCGAGGGATGATCCGCTCGTAAGCGAGGCGCCGCAGTAGATCGTCGAGGCCCTCGCGCTCGCCGAGGTAGACCGCGTGATGGGCGGCGATCAGCTTGGCAAGAATTTCCGCGAACTGGCGCAACTTGAAGAGCGCCGTCGAGGGATCATCGCGGAAGTAGCGCTCGGCCAACCCGCCGAGGCGCACGAGGTTGAGGTCGTGCGGGCGCAGGAAATCGAAGTTCGCCGTCGCAACCGCTTCCACGCTCGCTCCCATCAGCGGACCGCCCCTTGAGCTTGACGTTAAAGCCGAGCGACGCGATCCGCAACGCGAACGGGTGTACCCCCTGTCGCGCCGAGCAGCAGGTTGAGGCCGAAAACGGCCCAACGCTGCAAGTGGCGGCGCTGGAAGGCGACGAGCGACGGAAGCAGGAACAGCGACCAGAGTGCAGCGACTCCGGTTGCCAGACAGATAAGGAAGGCGATCTTGGTCGTTAGCACGCCGCGCCCGACTGCGCTGCTGTCGATTCCCTACGACTATCTTACCGGCACCGGACCCACTTCGAGGCTGCTCCCTCCCGCGTCAGCGTGAGCTCATCGCGGGTCAGCATGTAAGTCGCCGTGCTGAGGATCTCGGGCGGGTCGAGCCCGTCGACGGTGTGCGAGCTGTCGATCTGCCACGAGCCGGGGCCAACCCGGCGCACGGCGTTGGCCCGCTCCGGAAACTCGAACTCGCGATTGCCCGTCCGCCCCGCGGGCGCGATCACCATGACGGCGTGCTCATCGTAGTCCTCGCCGTTCCGCCCCGGATCACGGCAGGCCCGGCGGTCGTCGAACCAGCGCCCGGCCAACTCGCGCGGGAACGCGGCCTGCGGATCGCGATAGGCGAGGCTGGACGACACCTCGGGGTCCGCTCCGGGGCAGAGCGCGTTGAAGGCGCTCTCTAGCGGCTCGAAGATCGGGGCGGTCGCGGTCAGGTCGGAGCCGTAACCGAGGTCGCGGAAGGCCCAGTGGTGATCCGGGTCGAGATCCTGGTCGGGCGGGCCTTGGTCCACCTTCTCGACGAGCTGGTAGCGACCGCCGCCGAAGCTGAGCAGCCGTCGCCCGCAGTCGGCGGCGAACCGCCGCGTCGTGGCCGGCGCCTGCGCCGCACAAATCTCAAGGTCGACCCGAGTGCCCGCATCCTGCAACCGCTGACAGAAGGCGATCTGCTCCTGCCGGGTCACCTGGAAGTCGCCGACGGCCTCGCGCGTGCCCTGGCCCGCCAGCCGCACTGCGGCGAGATTCGGCCCCTTCAGGTTGAGGACCGTCAGGTCGGCGAGGCGCCGGGTGTAGCGCAGGGGCGGCGCGAGCGCGACCGCGCCGAAGGCGTCGGCGCTGACCCAGCCCTTCTTCAGGACCGGGTGGGTGACGGGCACGAGCCGGGCCGGACCGCCCGCGGCGGGCAGCTCGGCTGGCGTGAGCGGGTTGCCCCGCAGCAGGCGGCGACAGCCCGCCTCCATCAACACCTCCGTCCGGCTCGCTTCACCCGCCGGCAGGGCCAGCAGGCGCTCCTCCGTGGCTCGATCCGGGCAGAACAGGGCCGGCGCACTCGTCACACAGGTGTCGCCCGGCTTGCACCAGCCCCGGTCGAAGGGCGTCGGCCGGGAGGGGATAGCGACGGCAGAGAGATCCGCACGGGCGACGAAATAGCTCGGCCGATAGTCTGTGCCGCTGCCGAACAGGATCCCGATCGGCTCCACGTCCGATGCCCCCTGGACGACTTCACCGGTGTTGCCCGCCTCGACCGTGATACAGCCTGCGCCGCCTTTCGCCTCGGTGGTCGGCAACGTCAGGGCTCCCGGCTTGGGGCAGGCCCAAGCCGGCGCGCCCGAGCGCACGGCGCAGAAGGCGACATCCTGACAGCTCGTCAGGGTCGCGCTGCCCGCGGGCGCGAAGACATCAACCGGCAGGTAGCCGAGGTGCTTCCCCGCGTTCGTCAGGTAGAGCACCCGCGCGGACTGCGTCGCCTCGGCTTTGACCGGCAGCCCAGCGGGTGCGATCTGACAGCTCCTTGCGTGCACGAGAGTGAGGCCCAGGTCGCGCCCGGCGGCCGGCCCGGCCGCGGCGATGCGTTCGGCCGAGGCATAATCACAGGCGAAGATCGGGTCCGGGTAGGTGCAGGTCTGACCGGCCGTGCAGGGCGAACCGGCCGAGCCGGACGGTGCGGTGCTGGTCACCACCTGGGCCGCCGCCGGAGCGCTGAGCGACGCGAGCGTG is drawn from Lichenibacterium dinghuense and contains these coding sequences:
- the hsdR gene encoding type I restriction-modification system endonuclease, with amino-acid sequence MEAVATANFDFLRPHDLNLVRLGGLAERYFRDDPSTALFKLRQFAEILAKLIAAHHAVYLGEREGLDDLLRRLAYERIIPREVASVFHVLRKVGNAAAHEAKGGHAEALSALKFARELGIWFHRAYAKEPNFRAGVFVPPPEPVDATATLRAEIAALQQRLTDSEGEVALAQQRANAEARERESLSERLAREAVERALWEQLAQESEAAKVEIAARLASLQTQAEQAPRAEVLDLVTRSEAAAQHIDLDEADTRTLIDAQLRNRGWEADTRSLRHSAGTRPVKGRNLAIAEWPTANGPADYAFFVGTTLVSLVEAKRRRRSVSAAIDQAEGYARGLTGIEGSSLVPGAPWGDGLAVPFVFAANGRPYLRQLETASGIWFRDTRRPTNLRRALTDWPTPDGLVSRLEVDEDAASTALAHQPMEFGFALRPYQRAAIHAVEAALVEGRRAMLVAMATGTGKTKLAIALLYRLLAAKRFRRVCFVVDRSALGDQTEGEFSTTKVVGAKTFADTFGLKGLGDVQPDDSTRVHICTIQGLVRRVLLATDPADIPPVDQYDLLVVDECHRGYLLDRELSEAELTFRGQEDYVSKYRRVLDHFDAVKIGLTATPALHTTEIFGEPIFRYGYRAAVIDGYLNDHEPPIRIETALARAGIHFGKADQYELLNTTTGEIDLAHAPDELRFEVEQFNRAVVTEPFNRAVAEELTRHIDPALPGKTLIFAASDLHADLVVTCIKDAMRDAYGEIDDGAVKKITAKTSDNPREVRKLIRSFRNDASPKIAVTVDLLTTGVDVPAITNLVFLRRVNSRILYDQMIGRATRLCPEIGKEAFRVFDAVDLYRHLQDLTDMKPVVVNPAISFEQLLAELGRAETQEQRDAIRGQLVVKLRRRLKHLPEAARERVAALAGEASEALLARLHGASGEDLVTWARQSAALGPVLDGEGEGGLPVLVPISTHPDAVVAVSRGYGPGQQRPEDFLDGFIAFVRGNVNTIAALTVVVQRPRDLTRAQLRELRAELDGRGFSEASLKRAWTDAKNEEIAASIIGFVRQAALGDPLVPYADRVRTAMNRILASRPWTEPQRKWLRRIGEQVAAEIVVDRDALDSGQFQADGGGFARLNRVFSGELERVLADVNEELWKQAG
- a CDS encoding superinfection immunity protein, encoding MLTTKIAFLICLATGVAALWSLFLLPSLVAFQRRHLQRWAVFGLNLLLGATGGTPVRVADRVARL